The following proteins are encoded in a genomic region of Streptomyces collinus Tu 365:
- a CDS encoding alpha/beta fold hydrolase, with translation MSDTYFAAYDALLARWPSGTAELTVPTSYGPTRVHAYGPPDGPPLVLLHGGGATGTAWFANAPALGSRHRVYAVDILGDVGRSERAGLPLRTPRDLTAWLDAVLDGLSLPAAALCGHSYGGWVAAAYALHAPHRVQRLALLDPTQVFGGYRPGYLLRALRMLLRPTERRVGAYLDWETAGTRVDEDFRRLYVLGATLRGRSRPVVGRTLDPAPLTMPVLALFAGHSRVHDAEARADRARQLLPQAKVHVLPGLGHHALPVAGAASVDAIVLDFLGAPSAEG, from the coding sequence GTGTCCGACACCTATTTCGCCGCCTACGACGCGCTGCTGGCCCGCTGGCCGTCCGGGACCGCAGAGCTGACCGTGCCGACGTCGTACGGCCCGACCCGGGTGCACGCCTACGGCCCGCCGGACGGCCCGCCCCTGGTGTTGCTGCACGGCGGCGGGGCCACCGGCACGGCGTGGTTCGCCAACGCCCCGGCGCTGGGTTCCCGGCACCGGGTCTACGCGGTCGACATCCTCGGTGACGTCGGCCGCAGTGAACGCGCCGGTCTGCCGCTGCGCACGCCCCGGGACCTCACGGCGTGGCTCGACGCCGTGCTCGACGGGCTGAGCCTGCCGGCGGCCGCCCTGTGCGGGCACTCGTACGGCGGCTGGGTGGCCGCCGCATACGCACTGCACGCTCCGCATCGGGTGCAGCGCCTCGCGCTGCTCGACCCGACCCAGGTGTTCGGCGGATACCGGCCGGGCTACCTGCTGCGCGCACTGCGGATGCTGCTGCGGCCCACCGAGCGGCGAGTCGGCGCGTACCTCGACTGGGAAACCGCGGGTACCCGTGTGGACGAGGACTTCAGACGCCTGTACGTACTGGGTGCCACCCTGCGAGGGCGAAGCCGCCCGGTGGTGGGGCGGACGCTGGACCCGGCGCCGCTCACCATGCCGGTGCTGGCGCTGTTCGCCGGGCACAGCCGGGTCCACGACGCCGAAGCGAGGGCCGACCGGGCCCGTCAGCTGCTGCCACAGGCCAAGGTCCACGTGCTGCCGGGGCTGGGGCACCACGCGCTGCCCGTCGCCGGCGCCGCGTCCGTGGACGCGATCGTGCTGGACTTTCTCGGGGCGCCGTCCGCGGAGGGATGA